A single region of the Polycladomyces zharkentensis genome encodes:
- the pruA gene encoding L-glutamate gamma-semialdehyde dehydrogenase: protein MVVEFRNEPFTDFSKEENRRAFEEALAKVESELGREYDLIIGGERIKTEEKYRSINPSNVDQVVGFTSKGTEEHAEQAIQVAAKTFETWKKVSPEARARILFKAASILRRKKHEFSAWMVFEAGKSWPEADADTAEAIDFLEFYGREMIRLSERQPLTRIPGEDNELTYIPLGVGIVIPPWNFPLAIMVGMTSSAVVAGNTVVLKPAGPTTVIAAKFMEILEEAGLPAGVVNFVPGSGPVVGEYLVKHPLARFISFTGSRDVGLRINELAAKRAKGQKWIKRVIAEMGGKDSIIVDKEADLDLAAQAIVTSAFGFSGQKCSACSRAIVHQDVYDEVLAKVTERVKNLKVAEAREFGIDMGPVIDENAYKKILEYIEIGKQEGRLVIGGGKAEGNGYFIQPTIFADVDPNARIAQEEIFGPVVAFIKAKDFDHALEIANNTEYGLTGAVISRNRANLEKAREEFHVGNLYFNRKCTGALVGVHPFGGFNMSGTDSKAGGRDYLLLFTQAKVVSELF, encoded by the coding sequence TTGGTAGTCGAATTTCGCAATGAGCCCTTCACCGATTTCTCCAAAGAGGAAAACCGCCGCGCGTTTGAAGAGGCGCTGGCCAAAGTGGAATCCGAACTGGGGCGCGAATACGACTTGATCATCGGCGGAGAGCGGATCAAAACCGAAGAGAAGTACCGCTCCATCAACCCGTCCAATGTGGATCAGGTGGTCGGATTTACCTCGAAAGGCACGGAAGAGCATGCGGAGCAGGCCATTCAGGTGGCGGCGAAAACCTTCGAAACTTGGAAAAAGGTTTCTCCTGAAGCACGTGCCCGGATTCTGTTCAAAGCAGCGTCCATTTTGCGCCGGAAAAAACATGAGTTCTCCGCCTGGATGGTGTTCGAGGCGGGCAAATCCTGGCCGGAAGCCGATGCCGACACCGCCGAAGCGATTGACTTTTTGGAGTTTTACGGCCGTGAAATGATCCGTCTGAGCGAACGGCAACCGTTGACTCGCATTCCGGGAGAAGACAACGAACTCACCTACATTCCGCTGGGTGTGGGGATTGTCATTCCGCCGTGGAACTTCCCGTTGGCCATCATGGTCGGCATGACCTCCTCCGCGGTTGTCGCGGGTAACACCGTGGTGCTGAAACCGGCCGGTCCGACGACGGTAATCGCCGCCAAGTTCATGGAAATCCTGGAGGAAGCCGGTCTGCCGGCAGGCGTGGTCAACTTCGTGCCCGGTTCCGGTCCGGTCGTGGGTGAGTACTTGGTGAAACATCCGTTGGCACGGTTCATCTCCTTCACCGGTTCCCGTGACGTGGGGCTGCGCATCAACGAACTGGCCGCCAAACGGGCCAAAGGGCAAAAATGGATCAAGCGCGTCATCGCGGAGATGGGCGGAAAAGACTCCATCATCGTGGACAAGGAGGCCGACCTGGATCTGGCCGCTCAAGCGATCGTCACCTCGGCGTTCGGGTTCTCCGGTCAAAAATGTTCTGCTTGTTCCCGAGCGATCGTGCATCAAGACGTTTACGACGAAGTGCTGGCCAAAGTGACCGAGCGAGTAAAAAACCTCAAAGTGGCCGAAGCGCGTGAGTTCGGCATCGATATGGGTCCGGTGATCGACGAAAACGCCTATAAGAAAATCCTGGAATATATTGAGATCGGAAAACAGGAAGGTCGTTTGGTGATCGGCGGCGGGAAAGCCGAAGGAAACGGGTACTTCATCCAACCGACGATCTTCGCCGATGTGGATCCGAACGCCCGGATCGCCCAAGAAGAGATCTTCGGCCCGGTCGTGGCGTTCATCAAGGCAAAAGACTTTGATCATGCGCTGGAAATTGCCAACAACACAGAGTACGGTTTGACCGGTGCCGTTATTTCCCGAAACCGCGCCAACCTGGAAAAAGCGCGTGAAGAGTTCCATGTCGGCAACCTGTACTTCAACCGCAAATGCACCGGTGCTTTGGTGGGTGTGCATCCGTTCGGCGGCTTCAACATGTCGGGTACCGACTCCAAGGCGGGCGGGCGCGACTACCTGCTCTTGTTTACCCAAGCCAAAGTGGTTTCCGAGTTGTTCTGA
- a CDS encoding DCC1-like thiol-disulfide oxidoreductase family protein, with the protein MTARIFRFLTTEHGLIGASLVRITVAAAILFYLLSNYTDRHLLWGTHGIWPYDDFLRYLRERHTFSLYQLSADRIYFEWVYHVTILVSLAYLIGYRTRITGVLLAVLYWSLFIRNPYITNGGDNVLRLDLFYLMLANTGAWFSWDARRRRKRLDQTTCSLPRQMFAVLHNAAVLAVMIQLAMVYFTSGMYKVMGSMWQHGTAIYYATRVNEFYWPGYSEWIWKYDIVVVLLSYSTVLFQVAFPFLLLNRYTKYAAVAFAISMHIGIALFMGLIEFSWVMIGSEMIFLTDSDFRRIGSAIVQGGSYMQQVWLRITRWIGERKWVQRHRVTVFYDGWCPFCRQSVTTARKLDWFSLLTFVSFREPGVIERYGLSAEKVEKRLHSTADGRHFRDGIDGIIQMSSRLPLLWPLVPLMWIARRIGMGQKVYDFIASRRTVIPAGGCDDACPVNPAQKETASTGEETESPGKG; encoded by the coding sequence ATGACCGCCCGGATCTTTCGTTTTCTCACCACGGAACATGGATTGATCGGAGCCAGTCTGGTTCGGATCACCGTCGCTGCGGCCATTCTCTTTTACTTACTCTCCAATTACACCGACCGTCATTTGCTGTGGGGCACTCACGGCATTTGGCCATACGACGACTTTTTGCGGTATCTCCGGGAGCGTCACACCTTTTCACTCTATCAACTGAGTGCGGATCGCATCTATTTCGAATGGGTGTATCATGTGACCATCCTGGTCTCATTGGCCTACCTGATCGGCTACCGGACTCGGATCACCGGTGTTCTGCTCGCGGTGCTGTACTGGTCCCTTTTCATTCGCAATCCTTATATCACCAACGGCGGGGACAATGTTCTCCGATTGGACTTGTTTTATCTCATGCTCGCCAACACCGGCGCCTGGTTCTCGTGGGACGCCCGACGTCGCCGGAAGCGGCTGGATCAGACGACCTGCTCCCTCCCGCGCCAGATGTTTGCCGTTCTTCACAACGCAGCAGTACTGGCCGTCATGATCCAACTGGCCATGGTGTACTTTACTTCGGGTATGTATAAAGTGATGGGCAGCATGTGGCAACACGGGACAGCCATCTACTACGCCACGCGGGTCAACGAGTTCTACTGGCCCGGTTACAGTGAATGGATCTGGAAATATGATATCGTGGTGGTTCTGTTGAGCTATTCAACCGTATTGTTTCAGGTGGCATTTCCGTTTTTGCTGCTCAATCGTTACACCAAATACGCCGCGGTTGCCTTTGCGATCTCCATGCACATCGGCATCGCCCTGTTCATGGGATTGATCGAATTTTCATGGGTGATGATCGGCAGTGAGATGATTTTTCTGACCGACAGCGACTTCCGGCGGATCGGATCAGCCATCGTGCAGGGGGGAAGTTACATGCAGCAAGTATGGCTCAGAATCACAAGGTGGATCGGAGAACGGAAATGGGTGCAACGACATCGTGTCACCGTGTTCTATGACGGATGGTGCCCGTTTTGCAGGCAGAGCGTGACGACGGCACGCAAACTGGACTGGTTCTCCCTGCTGACGTTTGTCTCGTTCCGGGAGCCGGGCGTCATCGAGAGATACGGATTGTCAGCGGAAAAAGTGGAGAAACGCTTGCACAGCACCGCCGACGGCCGGCATTTTCGTGACGGAATCGACGGCATCATCCAGATGTCTTCCCGCCTGCCGCTCCTGTGGCCCTTGGTTCCGCTGATGTGGATCGCGCGCCGGATCGGGATGGGACAAAAAGTGTACGATTTCATCGCCAGCCGACGAACGGTGATCCCTGCGGGAGGTTGCGATGATGCATGTCCTGTCAATCCGGCACAAAAAGAGACTGCATCCACCGGCGAAGAAACCGAAAGCCCCGGCAAGGGATAA
- a CDS encoding DUF5819 family protein encodes MKWKTTVLSTWIIGLACLLVFHFGMTALYLAPPNPVKQSWFQPMMKYMDPLFMQNWKLFAPNPVSQHRNILVKAKWKEPETGRIRETPWRDVSQPLIAHIQRDRFSNDGRLYRFQYTAITWFTDKDQNRKAKGEQMLERVAANAIRDFPHRPHVLQVKVRIVTNVFPRFYERHKPDRKGTFYYSETDWMNVRPIDAGTTGGNFR; translated from the coding sequence GTGAAATGGAAAACCACCGTATTGAGCACTTGGATCATCGGCCTGGCATGCTTGTTGGTCTTTCACTTCGGCATGACCGCTTTGTATCTGGCACCACCCAACCCGGTCAAGCAATCATGGTTTCAGCCCATGATGAAATATATGGACCCTTTGTTCATGCAGAACTGGAAATTGTTTGCTCCCAATCCTGTCTCCCAACACAGGAACATCCTCGTCAAGGCGAAGTGGAAGGAGCCTGAGACGGGCCGAATCAGGGAAACACCCTGGCGCGATGTTTCCCAGCCCCTGATCGCCCACATACAACGGGACCGCTTTTCCAACGATGGACGTTTGTACCGGTTTCAATACACCGCCATCACCTGGTTCACCGACAAAGACCAAAACCGCAAGGCCAAGGGTGAACAAATGCTGGAGCGGGTGGCCGCCAACGCAATCCGCGACTTTCCGCACCGGCCCCACGTGCTGCAAGTGAAAGTGCGGATCGTCACGAACGTATTTCCGCGGTTTTATGAACGGCACAAACCCGATCGCAAGGGTACGTTTTACTACAGCGAAACGGATTGGATGAATGTTCGCCCCATCGATGCGGGAACCACGGGAGGGAACTTCCGATGA